In Pseudemcibacter aquimaris, the sequence AGGATAAGATTGCTGAATTTTTACCGCTAAGTCCTTGGTTGTATCCGGAAGATCATTTAACAGATATCACAGAACGTATGCTTGCCGCGGAAATTACACGGGAAAAGTTTTATCTAAGGTTCCATGAAGAACTTCCATATGCTGCGACCATTGAAACGGAACGTTGGAAAGAATTAAAAGACGGCAGCGTCCGAATTGAACAGGTCATTTATGTGGAACGTGATAGCCAAAAGAAGATAGTTATTGGTAAAGGCGGCCAGGGGTTAAAAGTCATTGGTAAAATGGCAAGGGAGGAGCTTGAAGAGCTGCTCGACCGTAAAGTTCATCTGTTTATATTCGTGAAAGTCCGAAAAGGATGGGGCGACGATAAAGAACGCTATCAGAATATGGGGCTTGAGTGGTCTGATTAATTCATCAGTCCTTAAGCACGTCTGCGATTTGTTCAACCATCCAGTCAATATCGGCCTTTTCCACGATGAGTGGCGGTGCAAGTCGGATCACATAATCATGCGTTTCTTTGCAAAGCATTCCTTTTTCCATTAAGGCTTCACAATATGGTCTGGCAAGGCCAACTGATTTATGTAGCTCGATACCGATGAATAAACCTTTTCCACGAATTTCAGCGATTTTATTGGTTTGGATGGAATTTAATTTCTTTAAAAAATAATCACCAAGCATCGCGGAACGTTCAACAAGCTTTTCTTCTTCGATGACTTCGAGTGCTGCAAGGCCAACGGCTGCGCCAAGTGGGTTGCCGCCATATGTGCTGCCATGTATACCTGGTGTAAACACGTTCATGATTTCTTTGGATGAAACAATCGCGGATACGGGATATACGCCACCACTTAATGCTTTTCCGACGATTAGCATGTCTGGTTTCGCGTTTTTCTCATGCTGATAAGTAAACATTTTGCCGGTTCGTGCTAGGCCTGTTTGAATTTCATCAAGAACAAATAAAACATTGTTTTCGGTGCATATTTTTCGTGCTTCAGATAAATACCCGTTATCTGGCACAATAATGCCTGCTTCACCCTGAATTGGTTCCATGATGATCGCAACGGTATTTTCAGTAATGGCGTTTTTTAAGGCTTCAATGTCATTATAATCAATAAGCGTAAAGCCGGGCAGGAATGGGCCAAAGTTTTTACGGTAATCCGGTTCCGATGACATACTCACCGTTGACATGGTGCGTCCATGGAAATTGTCCCTAAAACAAATAATCTCTGCTTTGTTTTCTTCAACCTCTTTTACCTCATACCCCCATTTGCGGACGGCTTTAATCGCTGTTTCAACGGACTCTGC encodes:
- the rocD gene encoding ornithine--oxo-acid transaminase, whose translation is MSLQDDIIKQTDERSAHNYHPLPLVLSKGEGIWVWDADGNKYLDCLSAYSAVNQGHCHPKIIKALTDQASRMTLTSRAFHNDQMGKFLEKLCQVTEMDMALPMNTGAESVETAIKAVRKWGYEVKEVEENKAEIICFRDNFHGRTMSTVSMSSEPDYRKNFGPFLPGFTLIDYNDIEALKNAITENTVAIIMEPIQGEAGIIVPDNGYLSEARKICTENNVLFVLDEIQTGLARTGKMFTYQHEKNAKPDMLIVGKALSGGVYPVSAIVSSKEIMNVFTPGIHGSTYGGNPLGAAVGLAALEVIEEEKLVERSAMLGDYFLKKLNSIQTNKIAEIRGKGLFIGIELHKSVGLARPYCEALMEKGMLCKETHDYVIRLAPPLIVEKADIDWMVEQIADVLKD